The Candidatus Falkowbacteria bacterium nucleotide sequence AGTTGATCGATGACCAGGCTGGCAAGACCATCGTTAGCGCTAACGCCACCGAGCTCAAGAAGGAGAAGGAAGGCGGCAAAGTCGGCGTAGGTTTCGGCCTCGGCAAGCTGATCGCTGAAAAGGCCAAGAAGGCCGGCATTACGGCTGTGGTTTTCGATCGCGGCGGTTACCAGTATCATGGACGCGTCAAAGCGGTTGCTGACGGTGCTCGCGAAGGCGGACTAGTGTTTTAACTTATCACTATAAACATTGGAAAATATGACAGAACCAGTCAAAAAAGAACAAACAAAGCCAGCTGATAATAGGCCAGCCGGCGCAGCTAACCGCCCAGTCAGGAAAGATGCCCGCGGCGGCGGAGCTCGTCGTCCGATGAATCGCGGCCGTCGTGAGGAAATCATCGAGGAATTCGAGCAGAAGATAGTCGATTTGGCCCGCGTTACCCGCGTTATGGCCGGCGGCAAGAGAATGCGTTTCCGAGCTTGTGTGGTTGTCGGCAACAAGAAGGGCAAAGTCGGCATCGGTTTGGCCAAAGGCCTCGATGTGACTGCAGCTATTTCCAAGGCAGCGACCCAGGCCAAGAAGAATCTGGTCGAAGTGCCGATTGTCAACGACACCATCCCTCATGCCATCACTCATAAGCTGGGTGCAGCCGAAATCCTGTTCAAGCCGGCTTCTAAAGGCCGCGGTATCATTGCTGGCGGCGCTGTCCGCATGGTTTTGGAGCTTTCCGGCATCAAGAACATCACTTGTAAGACTTTGGGCACTAGCAACAAGGTGAATAACGCCAAGTGCGTTTCCGATGCCTTGGCCAATTTGAAGAAACCGGCCAAAAAGGCTAAAATTGAAATGAAGAAGGAGGCTGTTCCGGTCACTGAAGCCGTAGCCGAATCTGCTAAATAGTTTTTAACACATTGAATTTGATATCGTATGTTGAGTTTAAGCAATTTGAAGCCGAATAAGGGCGCAACCAAGAAGCGCAAACGCGTCGGACGCGGTAACGCCTCCGGACACGGCACCTATAGTACTCGCGGTCTGAAGGGTCAGAAATCCCGTTCGGGCGTTTCCGGCCTGAAGAGGCTCGGCATGAAGCCGATGCTTTTGAACCTGCCTAAGAAGCGCGGCTTTACTTCGCTTCAGGACAAGGATCAGGTCGTCAATCTGACGGCCATCAACCGCCACTTCAAAGAAGGCGGCAAGGTAACCCCTAACACCCTCCTCAAGGCGGGCCTGATTGAGAATGCAAGCAAATCTGTCAAAATTTTGGGACAGGGCCAGCTTTCCCTTAAAAATCTGGAGTTAGTGAACCTGAAAGTCAGCGCGACCGCTAAAGCGCAACTAGAAAAGCTTGGCGGCAAGGTTATTACCAAATAGCACCACTCATCCATATGAATAAGCTTATCCAAATTTGGAAGGCCAGAGACTTGAGGAACAACATCCTTTATGTTTTGGGCATGTTGGTCATATTCCGCATGGCTGCCCACGTTCCAGTTCCGGGAGTCGATGTCAAGGAATTGCAGGCATTCATGAATTCGAACCAGATTCTCGGTCTCATGAATCTCTTTTCCGGCGGCGGCATGGAGAACTTCTCCGTCATCATGATGAGCGTCGGTCCGTACATCACCGCTTCGATCATCTTCCAGCTTTTGGGCATGATCATTCCTTCTTTGGAAGAAATGAACAAGGAAGAGGCGGGACGGCAGAAAATCAATATGTGGACCCGCTGGCTGACCGTACCGATGGCTGTTCTACAGGGCTATGGCATGATCACTATCTTGCGCCAGTCTAACCGCGATATCATCACCGCAACCAATCCTTTCGATATTTTCGTCATGCTGCTCACTATCACCGCCGGCACCGTCTTCGTGATGTGGCTCGGTGAGCTGATCAGCGAAAAGAAGGTTGGCAACGGAATTTCCTTGATCATCTTCGCTGGCATCGTCGCCCGCATCCCGGTCTCTTTGCAGCAGATCATGGTCAATTTCGACCAGTCGCAGCTGTTCACCTTGCTGTGGTTCCTGGCTATCGCCATAACCACCATTATCGGTGTTGTCATCATCAGCGAGGGCCAGCGCAACGTGCCGGTGCAATACGCCAAGCAGATGCGAGGTAACCGGATGTTCGGCGGTTCGACCAGCCACTTGCCTTTGCGAGTGAACATGGCCGGCGTCATCCCGATCATCTTCGCTGTTTCAGTCGTGCTGTTCCCGCCGATGGTCGCCCAGTTCTTCATCCAGGCCAAGACCCAGTTCATCGCCAACGCAGCCCAGTGGGTCTATCAGATATTCCAGAACCAGCTGTTCTATGCCGTAATCTATTTCATTCTGGTCTTCGCCTTCACTTTCTTTTATACCGAAGTCGTTTTTCATCCGAGCCAGATCGCTGAGAATTTGCAGAAGCAAGGCGGCTTCATTCCTGGCATCCGCCCGGGACGTCCGACTGCCGAGTATCTCGCTCAGACTACCTATAAGATCATCCTGGCTGGCGCTCTATTCTTGAGCATCATCGCCATTCTGCCTTTGATCATGCGCTACTTTACCAATATCCAGTCATTGGCCATCGGCGGCACCAGCTTGCTGATCGTCGTATCGGTCGTTATCGAGACGGTCAAGCAGATCGAGTCGCAGCTGACCATGCGCGAATACGAAGGAGTTTAACCCCATCGCATAAAAAGCCGCCTTCCTTTCTTTAGGGGGCGGCTTTTGTTTTTTGCTAAGTTAAGTTATAATATAGGTATTCATTAGTAAATTTCCACTATGTTTGGCTCTTCACCTCTGCGCAACCGGCCGACAACGAACAATCCGAACAAGCCCTGGACCTCGACTTATCTTTCAAAGAATCTCCAAGGCAAGGAATTCGTAGGCCATTCAGCCTTCAAGCGTTTTCGCGAGCAGATCGGAAAATTCACCGGCACCAACAAGCTGGCCAACACCGGCGCTGTGAAACAGTTCATCAAGCAGAATTTCAGCGGCAAAAAGGCATATCAGGTCAATGATTTCTTGAAATTAAGATTGAAGATGAATGAAGCCCAGCGTGAAAAAGTGATTGGGGAGATCAGCCCATCGGGCGGCTTGACCAAGGAGCAGCAGCGCACAGAGGAGCGGCTTGGCAAAGTGCGGCAAAAGGACAATATCTACGAAGCCCAGAAAATGGCGAACAGCCATTTGGCCAAGAGCGAGACCACCCACATAATGGCCGGACAATCGGCTAATGTGACCACCGGTTTCGCTGGCAAGGGAACCGGACCGCAGAAGTCGGGTTTCGCCAGCGGCCCTGCCGGCAATGTCGCGCCTCTTACCCGCACTGATGGCGGAGTCGCCAGTGGCGGCCAGTCCAACAGCACCCCCTCAAGGCCTTATTTCCAACCTTAAATAATATCAATGCAAAAGAAATATTTCATCGTTTTCGGACCTCCCGGATCAGGCAAGGGAACCCAGGTCAAACTGCTTGCCGAACGCCTCAACTTGCCGGCCATCTCGACCGGCGATTTGTTGCGCACGGAGATAGATAGAGGCACGCCGATCGGGCTGTCAGTCAAGGCGCTCCTGGCTAAAGGCAGGCTGGTTTCCGACGAGATCGTCGGTGAACTCTTGCTGAAACGCCTGCGCCGGAAGGATACGGCAGCCGGTGTCATCTTCGACGGTTATCCTCGGCGACTGAGCCAGCAGGAATTCCTGCTCGGCCATTTGTCAACCAAGAAACCTGAGCCATCGATCGTGCCTTTGCTGATCGACGTCAGTGACGAAGAGGTGGTGCGGCGCATTAGCGGACGGCGCGCTTGCTTGTGCGGCGCCGTCTATCATGTCGCCAGCAAGCCTCCCAAAGAAGATGGCAAATGTGACCGCTGCGCCGGCAAGCTGTTCATTCGCGACGATGACAAGCCGTCCGTAGTCAAATCACGCCTTCGCACCTATCACAAGGAAAGCGCCAAGATCCTTTCTTATTGGCGCAAGCAGGGATTCTTGATCGAGATCAACGGCGAGCAACCGATTAAGAAAGTCGATGGCGAGTTGATGCGCAAACTGAAGAAATATATATGATTATCATAAAAACCGAAGCTGAAATCGCCAAGATAGGCGAAGGTGGCAAGATCTTGTCACTCATTCTAAAGAAGGTTGCAGAATCAGCTAAGCCCGGAACTACCACGGCCGAGTTGGAGAAGCTGGCCTGCGAGTTGATCGATCAGGCCGGAGGCCGCCCAGCATTCAAAGGTTACTGTCCCGTGCCGCAAGGAAGGCCCTATCCCACAGCCTTGTGCATTTCCATCAATCATCAGGTCGTCCACGCCCCGGCTTTGCCGGCGCGCGCTATTTTCGATGGCGACATCGTCAGTATCGACATCGGCATGGAATATCCGGCTCGGAACGGTTACTTTACAGACATGGCGGTGACATTCGGCGTGGGCAAGATCGGTGCTAGGGCGCAGAAATTGATCGAAGCGACCAAGCAATCGCTCGAGCTGGCAATCAAGAAGGTGAAGCCAGGCGCCAGTATCTACGACATCGGACGGGCAGTAGAAGACTATGTGGTTTCGCAAGGTTTTTCCGTGGTGCGCGACTTGGTAGGGCATGGCGTAGGCAAGGCGGTGCACGAAGAGCCTCAGATCCCTAATTTTCCGATCGAGGCCAACAAACGCATTCTGCTCAAGCCGGGCATGGTAATCGCGATCGAACCGATGGTCAACATGGGCCGGCATGAGGTCGTGACCGGTCCCGACGGCATGAGCATCGACACTGCTGATGAAAGTCTGTCGGCCCACTTCGAACATACCGTTGCCGTCACCAAGACAGGCAATCTGGTTCTGACAAGATAATTATTATCGAATATGGAAAGGTATTTAGGTATCGATTACGGCACGAAAAGGATCGGCTTGGCATTGGGTGACAGCCTGACTAAGCTCGCCACTCCTTTCAAAGTCGTAAGCACTCTGGCTGACATAGTTGCGGTGATCAAGGAAGAGGATATCGAACATCTGGTGGTGGGGCTTCCTTTGACTATGCGCAAGGAAAAAGGAGAGATGCATGAAAAGGTTCAAGAATTCATTTCTGATCTGTCTGACTTGACCGGCTTGCCGATCGAGCAGGTCGATGAAAGGCTTTCCAGCAAGGCTGGCGATGCGCTAGTCGGCGGCAAGAAGGATAAAGCGCCGCGAGACGCGATTGCGGCGATGCTGATTTTACAAAGTTTTTTCGACAAACATGCCTGATTTCGCAAAGTATCTATTGATCATAGCTTTGGTCGCGTTTGCAGCAGCAGCCATCTATTTTCTGCTGATAGGAATGAAGCTGTCGGCTTGCATCGATAAGGTTGACGGTTCGGGAAAGTGCCAGACAATCGTCTGCCGCGGCTGGGCCTATGTCGGTCGGGATGGATTGTCATGTTTCGGCAAGATAAAATCAATCAATGATTCTGGACAAAAATGATCGAAGAGACTTACCGCATCAAGGCTATCGTCCTGAAGCGCCAACCATTCCGCGAACATGACCTTCTGATTACGGCTTACAGCCCGGAAAAAGGGAAGCAGGCGCTGATTGCACGAGGGGCTAGGAAATTCCGCTCAAAAATAGCGGCTCATGTCGAGCCGTTTTGTTTTATCGATTGCATGGTGGTCAGGGGCAAGACTCATGACTATATGGGCAGTGCTCTGAGCAGCAATTGCCTGGTCGGGATAAAATCCGATTTTGACAGGGTTGAGGCGGCGAGTCGGGTGTGCCGATTTTTTGATAAGACTATAAAGGAGGGGCAGCCAGACATCACGCTTTTTGTCGAGCTGCGCGACATCTTGGCTTTGATTGACGGCGTCCAGCATGCCGAGGACGCCGCCCTCTGGGCCGATCTGTCGATTTTCCGGCTGCTTTCCCGGACCGGATACGAGCCGGATTTGCATAGGTGCGTTTTTTGCGGGTCTAAACCGGATGCCGAGGGCATCATGTTGGACCAGGCGAAAAATGGCATAGTCTGTCAGCGGTGCGCTGGCCAGGCCAAGGGCTTGACAATATCTGAAAATGCTGTTAAATTGCTAAGATTAGCCAATGAACTGGAAATCAGCCGATTCCGCAACTTAAAAGTTGACCGGAGTCTGGCATTAGAAATATCGCTCATTACAACACGGCTCATGGAGCAGTGAAACTAACACTGAAAGGAGGTGTTGCAAGATGGTGATGTCTGACGGTTGGTCCAATGATAACCCTGAAGTGGTAGGTCCGTTCAATGTCTTCATGGCAGACGGTGGCAATTATCTCGATATCGCGACTTTCAAGGAAGCGACAAAGAAGGCTGACGAGCAGCCTGGCTCGAAAGTCGGCGGCCGCGGTGGAGGCGTCGTGTATGTGTCACAGGCACCACAGACCGCCGTACCTTTGCGCAGGCGAGGTGCGGGAGAGCAGCAGCGGGAAAAGCGCAGTTCTGATCTGATCTGAAGCAAGACGCCGTTTCGGCAGGAAAATTTATTTTGGAGGTATGACCTATGGCTCGCAGAGTTTCATCGCCAATGCTCCAATTGAGCAGAGGCCAGGTCAAGTTTTTCGGTGAAGAGGGCTTCGGTTACGTGGTTGAGGAACATCCGAAGAAGAAAAGGGAAGTATTTTTCCGCTCCAAGCATTTTGCCGGTCCGGTCGAGCGCCATCTGGGCAAACTCGATTTCGACCTGGCAAGCCGCTTGCCGTACCGGATGGATTTCCGTCCGCCAACCCGCAGTGACGAACTGGTATATCTGACCATGTGGACCGACCGCGGTCCTATGGCCAAATACTGGGGCTTCGCTGCCGACTGGGAAAAGGCAAGCCGCCGCATTTCCATGCGCTTATCACCCGATTCCGTCTTAGTCCGGGTCAAGCAAGTCATTCCCGAAAGAGGAATTGCGGCACCGCAAATCGTTTGGGAGGGTGAGCTCGATAAGTTCATGTTCAAGCTCGAACACGGGTTCGCCTCTACTCTCAATCAGACCGCTGTCATCGAGCAGTGTCGGGCAACCGGCTGGATGGCCATCGAGGACCCCTCGACCTGGCATCCGCAGTGTCTGAAACTTCCGCTGGAACGGAGGCAGACATGAGCACTCCGAAGCAAGTTTTGAAAAAAACTCCCGAAATAGCGCTTGAGGCGTTCAAGGAGTTCTTCGCCCCGCTAGTTCAGCTGGGCCAGTTTATCAAAAAGAGGCTGAAAAAGGCAGCCTGATGGGCCCCTGGTCCGACGCCGCATGGAAACATGCGGCTTTTTTTACGGAAGAAATATTTGCTCACAGAACTTCATGATGCGTTTCCGCGGGTCAATGAATTCGGAGATGATCGATGGCTGCTCGAACAGTGATGGCTGCTCAAGATAAATTAGGAATATTTTGAGAAAAAAGGTGTGGGAAATGAATAGGGTATCGTTCGTCTCTTGCCGCATATGGGCGAGCAGTTGGTCGCAACGCGCTTTGATTTCGTTTCTTGATTCAAGAAGCGAATCGCTGATAAAACCATCGATGAAACCTTGGCGTACGGCATCGCTGCCTCGCTGGGCGTAGTCTTCTTCGGAGCAGACGGTGGCGACATCGAAGCGTATCTCGCGGAGCAGGGAGGAGGCAGTAACTGAAGCCTTGTTGTTGACGATCTTTTGGCGCACAAGGAAGTCAGCGGTCTGTTTCGTGCGCAGAAGGTCTGAACAGAAAACCGCAGCAACGTCATGGAGCCGGTCGATGCCTGGCTTGTCGAGGCAGGCGCTGACCTTAGCTTCGTCCAGTGGCGGATCGTATTCTTGGCGCGTCAAAGCCGCTACGCTAGCGTACTTGGTTTTTCCGGATATTTGCGGGTCGTAAGGCCCGGTTTTCATGAGTATGATCATAATAAAGGGGAGAGGCGCTGCCGCTGTCAGCAGCGCCTCTCTAAAATCAATACCACGAATCGTCGATCACGCCTAGGGGGAATTTTTGCGCGTTTTCCAGGTGGCCGCATCCAGGCACGAACCTTGAGAGGAAGAAATTCTGCAGGTTGGGCGTGAAATGGTTGATGACCACCAAGTTATGATCGGCGAACAGCTTGCGCAGCAGGCTGCCGTGGGTAACGTAAAGACTCATGCCATGGGCCGCCGCCTGGGCCGACTCCTCGGCAGTCAATCGGCGGCCGCGGAATTTAGCAGCCAGATTCTGCCGCATGGCGCAGAAAGCGTCGAATTTGCCGCTGAAAGCCCGATTGTGCTTGGCTTCGTGGAGGATGCGCTCGGCAACTTCTTCTTGGACCTCAAGATACGGGATGTTCTGTTCGGTGTACCAGCTGGAAAAGGTTTTGACTTCGCCCAAAGAGCCTATCTGCTCCTTTATGGCTTTGGCCGAAGCTTCGCAGCGTCCGATGTAGTCGTCCTTCGAAGCGGCGACCCGGAGATAGAACTCCTTTTGCTGGCTGGTGAGCTCCGGCAGGTCGGCTACTAGGATCAGCCAGCGGGTCGCGATTTCTTGACCGTTAAGACCGCTGATCAGATCGGGGACGCGCCGGAGGTGCGATGCGGCGGTCAGGCTGGCACCGCGCCCCAGTTCGCCCCTGAAGGTGTACTTGCCATCTTCGTGAGGGTAGTCCGGGCAGACAGTCGATAAGATAACGGCTTGGCCTTGGATGCGCTTGACCTTGCGTTGGTCGCTGCGGGAAAAGTGGACATCGGTTCCGTGGAAGGGTCGGTAGTCTTTGCTGTTGAATGGCATGGTCGTCTCCTTTTTGAATGAGCGATAAAAAAATAAAACTCCCCATCCCTTCGTACGACAAAAAATCGTACGAAAGGACGAAGAGTCTTCTTCGCGGTACCACCTTTCTTTCAGAAATAAAAAACTGCCACGGAATGTGCCAGCAAATGATTCCTGCTCATCGACTCCGCTTGCGCGACATCGATTAGCCCATGGTTACGGGGGCAGCCGGATTTCCACTAGCGCAGAAATCATCCCCTCCCTTGCGGGAGAAAATCAGACCCAGCCCCTCGGGAAGCCCCAAGGGATCTGATTTATGGATTTTGCGGTTGTTAATGATGGGATAAATATAGCTCAAAATGGCTAAAATGTCAACTATTGACTAATTTTAGCAATCATAGTATATTCTATCTATCCTTAAAATCGAATCAAAACCATCAGTCCCCCTACGCCACAGGCTGCGGAGGATAAAACCTTGGCCAACACCAGGGGAGGTGCGGGAAGAAAGTCAGCCTGGCTGATCACTAGAACCCGTCGTAAGCTTGCGTTAAGAGCATAATTAAGTGTTTGTTTGCCTTTGGCGGGTCCGCCCCAGGCGGATAAAAACTAAGGTGGTACCACGAGAATCCTCGTCCTTAGATATGGCATTTTGCCGTATTTAGAGACGAGGTTTTTTATTTTTAAAACCCTATGACCGATTACATCGTAATATCCAAATTCAGGAACAAACAGCAGACGGATCTTCTGGTTGCAGAGTTGGCCAAGCGAGGGAAGACTTGCTATAACCATTGCGACATCCCGGCTGACCCTGATAATCCTCATGATCATCCGGAAAAGCAGATGGAGAAGTTCGAATCGGTTTCCGATTTCTTCAATGACAAGCACTATCGGTATGTCTTTGAAGAAGATTTGCGAGGGCTCAGGGGCGCAGGTAAAGTCATCGCACTTTTCCCGGCCGGCAACTCAGTCCACGTCGAAGCGGGAATCGCCTACGGCTTGGGCAAGCCGCTGATCCTGATCGGCGAATTGGAAAAGCCGGAGACGCTTTACCTGATATTTCAGGAGCGGTACAAGACCATCGAGGATTTTTTAGAAACTATATAATAATTCAAAACTATGTTGCGAACACACACATGCGGCGAATTGACGAAGGCGCTGGCCGGGCAAGAGGTCGAGCTCTCCGGCTGGGTCGCTAAGCGCCGCGACCACGGCGGCATCATCTTTATCGATCTGCGCGACCGTTACGGCATCACTCAGCTGACCTTCGATGAGAAGTTCGGCGCCGAGGCTTACCAGGCGGCTGACCGCCTGCGCAGCGAATGGGTCATCCACATCAAGGGCAAAGTGGCTGCCCGTCCTGATGAGATGGTCAACGACAAGCTTCCGACCGGCACGATCGAAGTCGAAGTCTCGACGCTCGAAGTCCTGTCCGAATCCAAGCCTCTGCCATTCGAGCTCGACGACGAGAAGGCGAAAGACGTCAAGGAATCGATGCGCCTGAAATATCGTTTCCTCGATCTGCGCCGCCCGAAGCTGCAGGAGGTCCTGATGAAGCGCAACGAGGTTATCCGCCACGTGCGCGATTATTTCAAACAGCTCAACTTCGTCGAGGTGCAGACACCGATCCTGGCTAACTCCTCGCCCGAAGGCGCACGCGACTATCTGGTCCCGTCACGCCTCTATCCGGGCAAATTCTACGCTTTGCCCCAGGCGCCGCAGCAATTCAAGCAGCTCTTGATGGTCGGCGGTTTCGACCGCTACTTCCAG carries:
- a CDS encoding nucleoside monophosphate kinase, with the translated sequence MQKKYFIVFGPPGSGKGTQVKLLAERLNLPAISTGDLLRTEIDRGTPIGLSVKALLAKGRLVSDEIVGELLLKRLRRKDTAAGVIFDGYPRRLSQQEFLLGHLSTKKPEPSIVPLLIDVSDEEVVRRISGRRACLCGAVYHVASKPPKEDGKCDRCAGKLFIRDDDKPSVVKSRLRTYHKESAKILSYWRKQGFLIEINGEQPIKKVDGELMRKLKKYI
- the map gene encoding type I methionyl aminopeptidase; protein product: MIIIKTEAEIAKIGEGGKILSLILKKVAESAKPGTTTAELEKLACELIDQAGGRPAFKGYCPVPQGRPYPTALCISINHQVVHAPALPARAIFDGDIVSIDIGMEYPARNGYFTDMAVTFGVGKIGARAQKLIEATKQSLELAIKKVKPGASIYDIGRAVEDYVVSQGFSVVRDLVGHGVGKAVHEEPQIPNFPIEANKRILLKPGMVIAIEPMVNMGRHEVVTGPDGMSIDTADESLSAHFEHTVAVTKTGNLVLTR
- the ruvX gene encoding Holliday junction resolvase RuvX, producing MERYLGIDYGTKRIGLALGDSLTKLATPFKVVSTLADIVAVIKEEDIEHLVVGLPLTMRKEKGEMHEKVQEFISDLSDLTGLPIEQVDERLSSKAGDALVGGKKDKAPRDAIAAMLILQSFFDKHA
- the secY gene encoding preprotein translocase subunit SecY, with the protein product MNKLIQIWKARDLRNNILYVLGMLVIFRMAAHVPVPGVDVKELQAFMNSNQILGLMNLFSGGGMENFSVIMMSVGPYITASIIFQLLGMIIPSLEEMNKEEAGRQKINMWTRWLTVPMAVLQGYGMITILRQSNRDIITATNPFDIFVMLLTITAGTVFVMWLGELISEKKVGNGISLIIFAGIVARIPVSLQQIMVNFDQSQLFTLLWFLAIAITTIIGVVIISEGQRNVPVQYAKQMRGNRMFGGSTSHLPLRVNMAGVIPIIFAVSVVLFPPMVAQFFIQAKTQFIANAAQWVYQIFQNQLFYAVIYFILVFAFTFFYTEVVFHPSQIAENLQKQGGFIPGIRPGRPTAEYLAQTTYKIILAGALFLSIIAILPLIMRYFTNIQSLAIGGTSLLIVVSVVIETVKQIESQLTMREYEGV
- the rplO gene encoding 50S ribosomal protein L15 is translated as MLSLSNLKPNKGATKKRKRVGRGNASGHGTYSTRGLKGQKSRSGVSGLKRLGMKPMLLNLPKKRGFTSLQDKDQVVNLTAINRHFKEGGKVTPNTLLKAGLIENASKSVKILGQGQLSLKNLELVNLKVSATAKAQLEKLGGKVITK
- the recO gene encoding DNA repair protein RecO → MIEETYRIKAIVLKRQPFREHDLLITAYSPEKGKQALIARGARKFRSKIAAHVEPFCFIDCMVVRGKTHDYMGSALSSNCLVGIKSDFDRVEAASRVCRFFDKTIKEGQPDITLFVELRDILALIDGVQHAEDAALWADLSIFRLLSRTGYEPDLHRCVFCGSKPDAEGIMLDQAKNGIVCQRCAGQAKGLTISENAVKLLRLANELEISRFRNLKVDRSLALEISLITTRLMEQ
- the rpsE gene encoding 30S ribosomal protein S5, which translates into the protein MNRGRREEIIEEFEQKIVDLARVTRVMAGGKRMRFRACVVVGNKKGKVGIGLAKGLDVTAAISKAATQAKKNLVEVPIVNDTIPHAITHKLGAAEILFKPASKGRGIIAGGAVRMVLELSGIKNITCKTLGTSNKVNNAKCVSDALANLKKPAKKAKIEMKKEAVPVTEAVAESAK
- the rplR gene encoding 50S ribosomal protein L18, translating into MNQTKEKTLKRDRRRAKIRSKVEGAAACPRLSVFRSNKGMFIQLIDDQAGKTIVSANATELKKEKEGGKVGVGFGLGKLIAEKAKKAGITAVVFDRGGYQYHGRVKAVADGAREGGLVF
- a CDS encoding histidine phosphatase family protein, whose translation is MKTGPYDPQISGKTKYASVAALTRQEYDPPLDEAKVSACLDKPGIDRLHDVAAVFCSDLLRTKQTADFLVRQKIVNNKASVTASSLLREIRFDVATVCSEEDYAQRGSDAVRQGFIDGFISDSLLESRNEIKARCDQLLAHMRQETNDTLFISHTFFLKIFLIYLEQPSLFEQPSIISEFIDPRKRIMKFCEQIFLP